Proteins encoded together in one Macadamia integrifolia cultivar HAES 741 chromosome 8, SCU_Mint_v3, whole genome shotgun sequence window:
- the LOC122085816 gene encoding uncharacterized protein LOC122085816: MGSRLGRRVIHFANLPIKLLMPSTFSNIKEIALKTIPSASKIEIKRVLESLYGFEVEKVQTLNMEGKKKKRGGLLIAKPDYKKAYVTLKNPLSISPDLFPMRIIEEERQRMNKQSKSSIVEEKEVKSHWLDGIGDNSRFKPEKQPSKQGRRGGRGAFGDTNTGTTKFPWSSMHSSK, encoded by the exons ATGGGCAGCAGGTTGGGAAGACGGGTCATTCATTTTGCTAATCTCCCTATTAAGCTTCTCATGCCATCAACTTTCAGCAACATCAAAGAAATTGCACTCAAAACTATCCCTTCAGCTTCAAAG ATCGAAATTAAGAGAGTTCTTGAATCATTGTATGGCTTTGAAGTTGAGAAGGTCCAAACCCTAAAcatggaagggaagaagaagaagagaggtggACTCCTGATTGCAAAACCAGATTACAAGAAAGCCTATGTAACCCTAAAGAATCCATTATCCATCTCTCCTGATCTCTTTCCGATGCGCATAATTGAGGAGGAGAGGCAAAGAATGAATAAGCAGTCAAAGTCAAGCATTGTTGAGGAAAAGGAAGTGAAATCTCATTGGCTTGATGGCATCGGCGACAACAGCAGATTTAAGCCTGAGAAGCAACCAAGCAAGCAGGGAAGACGTGGTGGTCGTGGTGCTTTTGGTGATACCAATACTGGGACTACTAAATTCCCTTGGAGTAGCATGCATTCATCCAAGTAA